The Marinilongibacter aquaticus genome has a window encoding:
- a CDS encoding TonB-dependent receptor yields the protein MKYYIYLIISLLIPFTSLAQFIQGQVQDEKGEGIPFVTVFIKGTTKGTQSNEQGFFSLPLEGIQGEEISISALGFAKKDFPVSEKTQTQVFVLSHDNQIFEEVVVSGTLNPVSRLDSPVPVEIYTPQFFARNPTSNVFSALQNVNGVRPQVNCNVCNTGDIHVNGLEGPYTMVLLDGMPIVSGLSTVYGLSGIPNSMIERMEIVKGPASSLYGSEAVGGLINIITKTPEKAPKISFNANGNTWGEFNIDIGQKAQIGKMAKVLTGINYFNYSFPKDLNGDHFTDLTLQKRISVFQKWTIGKSKIPPLSLAARFFYEDRWGGEMNWNKSFRGTDSVYGESIYTTRWELLGQYILTHNRDLQLSFSLNRHIQNSFYGQVPFHAKQDIGFGQLLWNKHLGSHQLLGGLAMRYTHYDDDTPATASPNDLNVNKPSITPLPGIFIQDELKINPKFTGLFGYRFDIHPIHGGIHTPRIALKYSPKQGQTIRLNAGTGFRVVNIFTEDHAALTGARKVVIEETLKPEKSMNVNLNYMTKIALNGESFLGLDLSAFYTYFTNRISPDYSTDVQEIIYRNLNGHALSQGISGNLDYKHASGIYLNAGFTLLDNTMTQNGEKIRPLLSEHFQSTWGLGFPIRRVHAKVDYTGNLYSPMKLPLLGDLDPRPEYSPWWSIQNIQITYGQSSKNWEIYFGVKNLLNYTPPKNSIARPFDPFDKQVEYDTHGDILATENNPYALSFDPSNVFAPNQRRRLFFGLRMQLD from the coding sequence TTGAAATACTATATATACCTTATAATCAGCCTTCTCATTCCGTTCACTTCTCTTGCCCAGTTTATACAAGGGCAAGTACAAGATGAAAAGGGCGAGGGTATACCCTTTGTCACGGTCTTCATCAAAGGAACCACAAAAGGCACGCAAAGCAACGAACAGGGTTTCTTCAGCCTTCCCTTAGAGGGTATTCAGGGCGAGGAGATCAGCATTTCTGCTTTGGGCTTTGCGAAAAAGGATTTCCCAGTTTCGGAAAAAACTCAAACACAAGTCTTCGTACTGAGCCACGACAACCAAATTTTCGAAGAGGTTGTCGTTTCAGGAACCCTCAATCCCGTTTCGCGGCTAGACTCGCCCGTGCCTGTCGAAATTTATACCCCACAATTTTTTGCCCGCAACCCCACCAGCAATGTATTCAGTGCACTGCAAAATGTGAATGGCGTGCGGCCACAGGTCAATTGCAATGTCTGCAACACTGGCGATATACACGTCAACGGTCTTGAAGGGCCCTACACCATGGTACTTTTGGATGGCATGCCCATTGTAAGTGGCCTTTCGACAGTCTATGGTTTGAGCGGCATTCCCAACTCCATGATCGAACGTATGGAAATCGTAAAGGGCCCTGCTTCTTCTCTATACGGTAGCGAGGCAGTCGGTGGACTGATCAACATCATCACGAAAACACCCGAAAAAGCTCCAAAAATCTCTTTCAATGCCAACGGCAACACATGGGGTGAGTTCAACATCGATATTGGTCAAAAAGCTCAAATAGGAAAAATGGCCAAAGTATTGACAGGCATCAATTATTTCAATTATTCCTTTCCAAAAGATTTGAATGGGGATCATTTCACCGATTTAACTCTACAAAAACGCATTTCCGTATTTCAAAAATGGACAATTGGGAAAAGTAAAATTCCACCCTTATCGCTAGCTGCCCGTTTTTTCTATGAAGACCGTTGGGGCGGCGAAATGAATTGGAACAAAAGCTTTCGCGGAACCGACAGCGTTTACGGCGAAAGCATCTACACCACCCGATGGGAACTCTTGGGCCAATACATTCTTACCCATAACCGTGATCTGCAACTTTCCTTTTCACTCAATCGGCATATTCAAAACTCGTTTTATGGCCAAGTTCCCTTTCACGCCAAACAAGATATCGGTTTCGGGCAATTGCTGTGGAACAAGCATTTGGGATCTCACCAATTGTTGGGCGGGCTGGCCATGCGTTACACCCATTATGACGACGACACCCCAGCTACTGCCAGCCCAAACGACTTGAATGTCAACAAGCCATCGATCACACCGCTTCCGGGCATTTTCATTCAAGATGAACTGAAAATCAATCCGAAATTTACTGGGCTTTTTGGTTATCGCTTCGACATCCACCCTATTCATGGCGGTATTCATACACCGCGAATTGCCTTAAAATACAGCCCAAAACAAGGACAAACCATTCGTTTGAACGCAGGCACAGGCTTTCGGGTAGTCAATATTTTCACAGAAGATCATGCGGCATTGACAGGAGCCCGAAAAGTTGTGATCGAGGAAACCCTGAAACCTGAAAAGAGCATGAATGTCAACCTCAATTATATGACAAAAATTGCTTTGAACGGCGAAAGCTTCCTTGGGCTCGATCTCAGTGCCTTTTACACCTATTTCACAAACAGGATTTCGCCAGATTACAGCACCGATGTACAAGAAATAATTTACCGAAACCTGAATGGCCACGCCCTTTCGCAAGGCATTTCCGGGAATTTGGATTACAAGCATGCTTCCGGCATTTACCTCAATGCAGGCTTTACCCTACTCGACAACACCATGACACAAAACGGAGAGAAAATCAGGCCACTTCTTTCCGAGCATTTCCAAAGTACTTGGGGCTTGGGTTTCCCCATTCGGCGTGTGCATGCCAAAGTCGACTACACAGGAAATCTATACAGTCCGATGAAGTTACCGCTACTCGGCGATTTAGATCCTCGTCCCGAGTATTCGCCTTGGTGGAGTATTCAGAATATTCAAATCACCTACGGCCAATCTTCCAAAAACTGGGAAATTTATTTTGGCGTAAAAAACCTCCTCAATTATACGCCTCCGAAGAACAGCATTGCCCGTCCATTCGACCCATTCGACAAACAAGTTGAATACGATACCCACGGCGATATTCTGGCCACTGAAAACAATCCTTATGCTTTAAGTTTTGACCCCTCGAATGTCTTCGCCCCAAACCAGAGAAGACGCTTGTTTTTTGGCTTAAGAATGCAACTCGACTGA
- a CDS encoding Gfo/Idh/MocA family protein, translated as MKNNRRSFIKDSILQTAGIGLMGSVPTFAAGQPIREMKATGKKQTRFAKGRIKFAVIGMNHGHIYGMANAVKEGGGEMKYFFAKEAELNQAFAKRYPEAKQARSEEEILNDPEVKLVLSAGIPKDRAPLGIRVMKAGKDYMADKPGITTLEQLAEARKVQKETGRIFSIMYSERLGNKATVKASELVYSGAIGRVIQTVGLGPHRMRPESRPDWFFDMEQVGGIITDIASHQFDQFLHFTNSTEAQVLASQVGNFNHKEHAGFEDFGDAMVRGNKGSGYVRVDWFTPDGLDTWGDGRLTVIGTEGFIELRKYTNLATDKGGNNLYLVNQKETIYMNCDDVDLPYGTQIVDDVLNRTETAMTQDHCFLAMELALIAEKNAVQIA; from the coding sequence ATGAAAAACAATCGAAGATCATTCATTAAGGATTCCATCCTACAAACGGCCGGAATCGGCCTGATGGGCTCAGTACCCACTTTCGCCGCCGGCCAGCCTATTCGTGAAATGAAAGCTACCGGAAAAAAGCAAACTCGCTTTGCCAAAGGCCGCATCAAATTTGCGGTAATCGGAATGAACCACGGGCATATTTACGGTATGGCCAATGCGGTGAAAGAAGGTGGCGGAGAAATGAAATATTTCTTTGCCAAAGAAGCTGAGCTGAATCAGGCTTTTGCCAAACGCTATCCCGAAGCCAAACAAGCCCGAAGCGAAGAAGAAATTCTAAACGACCCCGAAGTGAAACTCGTATTGAGTGCGGGCATTCCGAAAGACAGGGCACCCTTGGGCATTCGTGTGATGAAAGCCGGAAAAGACTATATGGCCGACAAGCCGGGCATCACCACATTGGAGCAACTTGCAGAAGCCCGAAAAGTACAAAAAGAAACGGGACGTATTTTCTCGATCATGTACAGTGAAAGATTGGGCAACAAGGCCACTGTAAAAGCCAGTGAATTGGTATACAGCGGAGCGATCGGACGCGTGATTCAGACCGTTGGACTTGGGCCACACCGTATGCGTCCGGAAAGCAGACCTGATTGGTTTTTCGATATGGAACAGGTCGGTGGCATAATTACCGATATTGCTTCGCATCAATTCGATCAATTTTTGCATTTCACCAATTCGACGGAAGCTCAGGTTTTGGCTTCACAAGTTGGGAACTTCAACCACAAAGAGCACGCCGGTTTTGAAGATTTTGGCGATGCCATGGTCCGAGGAAACAAGGGCTCGGGCTATGTGCGTGTCGACTGGTTTACGCCAGACGGGCTCGATACCTGGGGAGATGGCCGATTGACTGTCATCGGTACTGAAGGCTTTATCGAACTGCGTAAATACACAAACCTGGCCACAGACAAAGGCGGAAACAACCTGTACTTGGTCAACCAAAAAGAAACTATATACATGAACTGCGACGATGTAGATTTGCCCTACGGTACACAAATTGTAGACGACGTACTCAACCGCACAGAAACCGCAATGACACAAGACCATTGCTTTCTGGCCATGGAACTCGCACTCATCGCTGAAAAAAATGCCGTTCAAATTGCCTAG
- the rpmB gene encoding 50S ribosomal protein L28 — translation MSKVCQITGKRTRVGNNVSHANNKTKRKFYPNLQKKKFFLESEGVWVELKVSTKAIRTINKKGLDATLLQAARKGTLSL, via the coding sequence ATGTCAAAGGTTTGCCAAATCACAGGAAAAAGAACAAGAGTGGGTAACAACGTTTCTCACGCGAACAATAAAACAAAGCGTAAATTCTATCCGAATCTTCAGAAAAAGAAGTTTTTCTTGGAGTCTGAAGGTGTATGGGTTGAATTGAAAGTGTCGACAAAAGCCATTCGTACCATTAACAAAAAAGGTTTGGATGCCACTTTACTTCAAGCGGCTCGTAAAGGCACATTGTCTTTGTAA
- a CDS encoding RagB/SusD family nutrient uptake outer membrane protein, producing the protein MKRTFEMKKIALSILLLAGMSSCDIDRFPYNSIESGSLFEDEGGLTSATLGNYSLLKGKKDESAWFDDWQRLAEYPGDNVSLSGTTTDNLFYFYNYKNIPNNSRSSRFWSFSYRAVVGCNKVIEAATEGQSETMDQLIGENYYIRALIYFQMANIYGRPYTQGRDNLAVPLKLSTDIEEKPDRNTVGEVYDQVVEDLMKAEGLMNQAKSASYATKEAAQALLSRVYLYMGENQKAIEYADKVINSGRYSLLGTEDFKQYNVFTPENNAETIFAIKFTKESDYGHGWYTIGSLYANIKGTGWGEMYASKSYLDLLHENANDAREAFIDPQYLTDDNGDEIPNVMWVDANYKYQTRPTYEEAGKLYFDNAEGVKTEVLSENMEGETAFYFVGSQGKVYVEKSFEMAKRNGYPKYYILKASMQEGEPQLWSPTVSRLAEMYLNKAEAYAKLGDTQQALDNVNIIRERAGISMYNGLSDLKEGQNVLEAVLQERRLELAFEGHRKFDVFRNNMTMDRHYPGTHLNGNDPYYEVLPNDPRVIEFIPESQIAVQPSLIQND; encoded by the coding sequence ATGAAAAGGACATTTGAAATGAAAAAAATAGCATTAAGTATATTGCTTTTGGCAGGCATGAGCTCCTGCGATATAGACCGTTTTCCCTATAATTCCATCGAGTCGGGTAGTTTGTTTGAAGATGAGGGCGGGCTTACTTCGGCCACATTGGGAAATTACTCTTTGTTGAAAGGTAAAAAGGACGAGTCGGCGTGGTTTGATGACTGGCAGCGTTTGGCCGAATATCCCGGCGACAACGTGTCTTTGAGCGGAACCACAACCGACAACCTGTTTTATTTCTACAATTACAAAAACATCCCGAACAACAGCCGATCCTCGCGATTCTGGAGTTTCTCTTACCGTGCGGTAGTGGGGTGCAACAAGGTGATTGAAGCCGCAACCGAAGGACAGTCGGAAACAATGGATCAATTGATCGGTGAAAACTATTATATCCGGGCTTTGATTTATTTCCAAATGGCCAATATCTACGGACGTCCTTACACACAAGGACGCGATAACTTGGCCGTTCCGCTAAAGCTGTCTACGGATATAGAAGAAAAGCCAGACCGCAATACGGTGGGCGAGGTTTACGATCAGGTAGTGGAAGATTTGATGAAAGCCGAAGGCTTAATGAATCAAGCGAAATCGGCATCTTATGCCACAAAAGAAGCGGCTCAGGCTCTATTGTCGCGTGTGTATCTGTACATGGGCGAAAACCAAAAGGCGATTGAGTATGCCGATAAGGTGATAAATTCTGGACGTTACTCTTTGTTGGGCACAGAAGATTTCAAGCAGTACAATGTGTTTACACCTGAAAACAACGCAGAAACCATTTTTGCCATTAAGTTCACGAAAGAGTCGGACTATGGACACGGCTGGTACACTATTGGTTCGCTTTACGCCAATATCAAAGGTACGGGTTGGGGCGAAATGTACGCGTCCAAAAGTTACCTCGACTTATTGCACGAAAACGCTAACGATGCCCGCGAGGCTTTCATCGATCCGCAATACCTGACGGATGACAATGGCGATGAAATACCGAATGTGATGTGGGTTGATGCCAATTACAAATACCAAACTCGCCCTACTTATGAAGAGGCTGGCAAATTGTATTTCGATAACGCTGAAGGTGTAAAGACGGAAGTGTTGAGCGAAAACATGGAAGGTGAAACGGCTTTCTATTTTGTCGGTAGCCAAGGGAAAGTGTATGTGGAGAAAAGTTTTGAGATGGCGAAAAGAAACGGCTATCCTAAATATTACATTTTGAAAGCGTCGATGCAAGAAGGTGAACCGCAATTGTGGTCGCCCACGGTATCGAGATTGGCCGAAATGTACCTGAATAAAGCAGAAGCTTATGCCAAATTGGGCGATACGCAACAGGCTTTAGATAATGTAAACATCATCCGTGAAAGAGCTGGGATTTCCATGTACAACGGCCTTTCTGATTTGAAAGAAGGCCAAAATGTATTGGAAGCCGTGCTTCAAGAACGTCGTTTGGAATTGGCTTTCGAAGGACACAGAAAGTTTGATGTGTTCAGAAACAACATGACAATGGACAGGCATTATCCGGGAACACACCTGAATGGCAATGACCCGTATTACGAAGTGTTGCCCAATGATCCGCGGGTGATTGAGTTCATTCCGGAAAGTCAAATTGCGGTGCAACCTTCTTTAATCCAGAATGACTGA
- a CDS encoding DUF3472 domain-containing protein: MTDSRMVFIQAFLFSCLTLFFSCKEEVQKEPETDLPFVVDLGGNSWVVDNIASGMVSSEGIKDWRKADEIIETYVKLNRAGSLDLALKGRVLSGESKLEISVEGQTRTVILNNTDLETVSVGSFEIPKAGYYALRLKGVAKSSATFAEIKSFKLGGTATEEGITCVKDDFYFGRRGPSVHLRYPFDESEDIEYFYSEIEVPEEQDVIGSYFMANGFGEGYFGMQVNSETERRVLFSVWSPYQTDNPGDIPEDYRIELLKKGEGVHAGEFGNEGSGGQSYLVFPWKAGETYKFLLRGRPVSADDTEYTAYFYASEKGAWQLIAQFRRPHTHTYLTHLYSFLENFNTETGNISRYAWYKNQWAKTKEGQWIELKEAQFTADATAKKQARLDYSGGVGSKGFYLKNCGFFNDNTEMGSMFTREALNTHPLINLE, translated from the coding sequence ATGACTGATTCGAGAATGGTTTTTATTCAAGCATTTTTATTCTCCTGTCTGACACTCTTTTTTTCGTGTAAAGAAGAAGTGCAGAAAGAGCCCGAAACCGACCTGCCCTTTGTCGTAGATTTGGGAGGAAACAGTTGGGTTGTCGATAATATCGCATCCGGAATGGTTTCTTCTGAGGGAATTAAGGATTGGCGAAAAGCCGATGAGATTATAGAGACTTACGTAAAATTGAACCGTGCAGGAAGCCTCGACCTGGCCTTGAAAGGTCGGGTGCTTTCTGGCGAAAGCAAGCTCGAAATAAGTGTCGAAGGCCAAACACGAACAGTGATTTTGAACAACACCGATTTGGAAACAGTATCGGTGGGTTCATTTGAGATTCCGAAGGCGGGTTATTATGCTCTACGCCTCAAAGGTGTGGCCAAATCGTCTGCCACATTTGCCGAGATCAAGTCTTTCAAATTGGGCGGAACGGCCACGGAAGAGGGCATTACTTGTGTAAAGGATGATTTCTATTTTGGACGAAGAGGGCCTTCGGTGCATTTGAGGTATCCTTTTGATGAGTCGGAAGACATCGAATATTTCTATTCTGAAATCGAGGTGCCTGAAGAACAAGATGTGATTGGCTCGTATTTTATGGCCAACGGTTTCGGAGAAGGGTACTTCGGCATGCAAGTGAATTCGGAAACAGAGCGAAGGGTTTTGTTTTCGGTTTGGAGCCCGTACCAAACAGATAACCCCGGAGATATTCCTGAAGATTACCGCATCGAATTGCTAAAGAAGGGAGAAGGGGTGCACGCAGGCGAATTTGGCAACGAAGGCTCCGGTGGCCAAAGCTATTTGGTTTTCCCATGGAAGGCAGGAGAAACGTATAAGTTCTTGCTCCGAGGTAGGCCCGTTTCGGCAGATGATACGGAATATACGGCCTATTTCTATGCTTCTGAAAAGGGAGCATGGCAATTGATTGCCCAATTTCGTAGGCCCCATACCCATACCTACCTTACCCATTTGTATTCCTTTTTGGAGAACTTCAATACTGAAACAGGGAATATCAGCCGATACGCTTGGTATAAAAACCAATGGGCGAAAACGAAAGAAGGGCAATGGATTGAGTTGAAAGAGGCTCAGTTTACCGCAGATGCGACGGCCAAGAAACAAGCTCGCCTCGATTATTCTGGGGGAGTGGGCTCAAAGGGTTTTTATCTGAAGAATTGTGGCTTTTTCAATGACAACACTGAAATGGGCTCAATGTTTACAAGAGAAGCACTAAATACACATCCGTTAATTAATCTAGAGTAA
- a CDS encoding arylsulfatase, with translation MQFKKLIWLGLWLVAMQACQPTETTQKTHTNIVYILADDLGYGDIGALGQSHFETPHIDKLAKSGMLFTRHYAGTTVCAPSRSALMTGLHTGHTYIRGNKGVKPEGQFPIDSEAVTVAEILKENGYTTGAFGKWGLGFPGSEGDPNFQGFDEFFGYNCQSLAHNYFPYHLWENQTKVMLKGNADSLEQEYAPDLIHAKALQFIEDNKDRPFFLYYPTTIPHAELRTPNKEMEPYRGKYLPEKEYSGAKPGDERYKKGAYGSQKESHAAFAAMVGILDRQVGEVMDKLKALGLEENTLVIFTSDNGPHLEGGADPDYFDSNGPLRGYKRDLYEGGIREPFIASWKGHIKPNTVTDHVSAFWDFLPTVCELLDIPAPENTDGLSFLPTLEEKEQAAHDYLYWEFLEQGGKQAVLFDDWKCIKLNVNNPEKTHIELYNLKDDIGETQNLAEAHPDLVKKALELMQESHTYNPNFHFTYEEESNQP, from the coding sequence ATGCAATTTAAAAAACTCATCTGGCTGGGCTTATGGCTTGTGGCAATGCAAGCCTGCCAGCCCACAGAGACAACGCAAAAAACACACACAAACATTGTTTATATTTTGGCCGATGATTTGGGCTACGGCGACATTGGAGCACTCGGCCAATCGCATTTCGAAACACCTCATATCGACAAGCTAGCCAAAAGCGGAATGCTCTTTACCCGGCATTACGCAGGCACTACGGTTTGTGCTCCTTCGCGTTCGGCCTTGATGACCGGCTTGCATACAGGGCATACTTATATTCGCGGCAACAAAGGCGTAAAACCCGAAGGCCAATTCCCGATAGACTCGGAAGCTGTGACAGTAGCCGAAATATTGAAAGAAAATGGCTATACCACTGGGGCATTTGGCAAATGGGGTCTGGGTTTCCCCGGGTCTGAAGGCGATCCGAACTTTCAAGGTTTCGACGAATTCTTTGGTTACAATTGCCAAAGTTTGGCACACAATTATTTCCCCTACCATCTTTGGGAAAACCAAACGAAGGTCATGTTAAAGGGCAATGCCGATAGCTTGGAGCAAGAATATGCTCCCGATCTGATCCATGCAAAAGCCCTACAATTTATAGAAGACAACAAGGATCGGCCATTCTTTCTTTATTATCCCACTACAATTCCGCATGCAGAGTTGAGAACGCCAAACAAAGAAATGGAGCCGTATCGTGGAAAATACTTGCCCGAAAAGGAATATTCTGGAGCAAAACCCGGCGATGAACGATACAAGAAAGGAGCATACGGCAGCCAAAAGGAATCGCATGCCGCCTTCGCTGCAATGGTCGGTATATTGGATCGCCAAGTCGGTGAAGTCATGGATAAATTGAAGGCCTTGGGTTTGGAAGAAAACACATTGGTGATTTTCACTTCAGACAATGGCCCGCATCTGGAAGGCGGAGCGGACCCAGACTATTTTGACAGCAACGGGCCTTTAAGAGGATACAAACGCGATTTGTACGAAGGTGGAATTCGCGAACCCTTCATTGCCTCATGGAAAGGCCACATTAAACCAAACACAGTTACAGATCATGTGTCCGCTTTTTGGGATTTCCTACCCACGGTATGCGAATTGTTAGACATCCCCGCTCCCGAGAACACCGATGGCCTTTCTTTTTTGCCCACCCTTGAAGAGAAAGAACAAGCCGCCCACGATTATCTCTATTGGGAATTCCTGGAACAGGGCGGAAAGCAAGCTGTTTTATTCGACGATTGGAAATGTATTAAACTAAATGTGAACAATCCCGAAAAAACACATATCGAACTTTACAATCTAAAAGACGATATTGGCGAAACCCAAAATCTTGCCGAAGCCCATCCCGATCTCGTAAAAAAAGCTCTGGAGCTTATGCAAGAATCACACACTTACAATCCAAATTTCCACTTTACATATGAAGAAGAATCAAATCAACCCTAG
- a CDS encoding sulfatase family protein, whose amino-acid sequence MKKKRLLFKISALLLLFTAVGHAQQKPNILWISVEDLSPRLAAYGDNTVSTPNIDRLAKEGIVYDNVFTSAGVCSPSRNAIITGRYQTSNGGQNMRTMNIYSGIGLPEMYNSVPPPEVKCFPEYLRAEGYYTTNQVKTDYQFTAPPTVWDEVSKTADWRGRENDRPFFTVVNYTTTHESQIWARADHKMRVDPKTVPLPPFYPDNEITRTDVARQYSNVSELDDQIGELLAKLEADGLMDKTIIFFWTDHGDGLPFYKREVYSRGMQIPLIVRFPDGKGAGTRDDRLISAIDFGPTVLSLAGIPTPSQMQGRAFLGEFVARPHHYIFGARDRVDSEFDRVRSAYDRQYIYVKNYHPEKPLYMDIKYRKGINTMTMLLEMHEKGELNAVQDMWFKPTKPAEELYDWKKDPFQLHNLAEDPAYAAKLIELRQALDNWTFDTQDLGAIPETEMLKNMWNGEDHQPSTAPPLVYAAENLTKIACQTPGASIAYRKKGANRWEVYTKPVELEKGEYETTAMRIGYKQSETISFRSK is encoded by the coding sequence ATGAAAAAGAAAAGACTTCTCTTTAAAATATCGGCCTTACTGCTGCTGTTTACCGCGGTGGGCCATGCCCAACAAAAACCGAACATCCTTTGGATTTCGGTAGAAGACCTGAGTCCGCGATTGGCCGCTTACGGCGACAATACCGTTTCCACGCCAAACATCGACCGCTTGGCAAAAGAGGGCATCGTGTACGACAATGTGTTCACCTCTGCCGGTGTGTGCTCTCCAAGCCGAAATGCCATTATTACAGGACGATATCAAACGAGCAACGGGGGGCAAAACATGCGAACCATGAACATTTACAGCGGCATTGGCCTACCCGAAATGTACAATTCGGTGCCTCCGCCCGAAGTGAAATGCTTTCCAGAATACCTGAGGGCTGAGGGCTATTATACAACCAATCAAGTGAAAACCGACTATCAGTTCACGGCTCCACCTACAGTTTGGGACGAGGTCAGCAAAACTGCCGATTGGCGTGGCCGCGAGAATGATCGACCCTTCTTCACTGTGGTGAATTATACCACAACGCACGAAAGTCAGATCTGGGCCAGAGCGGATCATAAAATGCGTGTAGACCCGAAAACGGTTCCCTTGCCGCCCTTTTACCCAGACAATGAAATTACTCGCACCGATGTGGCCCGTCAATACAGTAACGTCTCTGAACTGGATGATCAAATTGGCGAACTTTTGGCTAAACTCGAAGCCGATGGGCTAATGGACAAGACCATCATTTTCTTTTGGACAGATCACGGCGATGGCCTTCCCTTTTATAAAAGAGAAGTGTATTCTCGTGGCATGCAAATCCCGCTCATTGTGCGTTTTCCCGACGGAAAAGGAGCAGGCACACGCGACGACCGTCTGATTTCGGCCATCGATTTTGGTCCAACTGTACTGTCTTTGGCGGGCATTCCCACTCCGAGCCAAATGCAAGGGAGAGCCTTTTTGGGTGAATTTGTTGCTCGACCACACCATTATATTTTCGGAGCCCGAGACCGTGTAGATTCAGAATTCGACCGTGTTCGTTCGGCCTACGATCGGCAGTATATCTATGTAAAAAACTACCATCCCGAAAAACCCTTGTATATGGACATCAAATACAGGAAGGGGATAAACACGATGACAATGCTTTTGGAAATGCACGAAAAAGGCGAACTCAACGCCGTGCAGGACATGTGGTTTAAACCCACCAAACCCGCAGAGGAATTATACGACTGGAAAAAAGATCCGTTCCAGTTGCATAATCTTGCAGAAGATCCCGCCTATGCAGCCAAATTGATCGAGTTGCGGCAAGCCTTAGACAATTGGACTTTCGATACCCAAGATTTGGGGGCTATTCCCGAAACCGAAATGCTCAAAAACATGTGGAATGGGGAAGATCATCAACCCTCTACGGCTCCGCCGCTAGTGTATGCTGCCGAAAACCTCACCAAAATTGCTTGCCAAACCCCTGGAGCCTCCATTGCTTACCGCAAAAAAGGGGCCAACCGATGGGAAGTGTATACCAAACCCGTGGAATTGGAAAAAGGAGAATACGAAACCACAGCCATGCGTATAGGGTATAAGCAAAGCGAAACGATTTCATTTCGATCGAAATAA